The nucleotide window agtcccttatgtaggtctatagcccctcccacaacttcaggccatgccttccaatatatatatatatatatatatatatataagttattTAAATAGAACTCATTTGAgcctgtagttaaaaaaaaaagatacaaaaatagcTGGCTCATTTATATCCCTGAATGAGTTTAGTATAATCCAAATTTATTTTAATAGTGTTTATAAACATACGGACATTTTACTTTACAAGAAGAGAACATTCTTACTCATGTGAACTGTACCTGGAAAAAAAGTGTGCCAAATGCTATCTTTAACTTATACTATACATAAACATTTTTGGAGAGAAAACCCCAATCTTCAAGGGCAATGGACTCATCGAGTTGCCAAGGACAACACTAAAGATATAGCTCATTATTATACATAGCGTTAAAGGgatagtctaagcaccataacaactttagctttatgaaacAGTTTGAATTAATTCTTAATTCTCTGCcctttaggagtaaaatcactttgtttaggcAGCCCTAGCTGCACATCAACTTTCTGTGGCTCACACAgaatccatgaaaaaaaaaaaatggtttcattttcaagcaGCTATTACATCCCAATGTGTTTACTTGATCAGTTCttaactcctgctctgtaaatggaacattagtcacacacacaaagttcCTACAGGCTCTAGCAGGCAGTTaatagaaattctaaatgaaacacactgtttaataaaataaatttaaaaagtagatttctctttataggaagtgtgtagggagtaGATGTGTTGTTTTTCGAACAACTTTATtagaaaattgtaaaaaaaatcagaatggcAAAAATGTGTTCATATGTTGGTTCGGCTCATCAGAATTTTTTCCCCCGAAGAAGATTTGGGAAAACGAATCACACAAACCAAAAGGgtgcaaaaatgtgcaaaaaaaacaaaaacgtgtactgcaaaatatatacatactattacattttcctgccatttggttcacagaacaAGCAAGAAAAAGTAGCCAATAGAGGAAACAAGAAGAGGAATAGTAAAcatatagtatataaatatatatttttactgctcctcatttttttccctctattggtcacttctcacttgatctgtggatAAAAACATTAAAGGCTGTCCCATAGCTATCAATCACCTTTGTTAGTCCAGCCACCATTTTATCCCATTAATCACCTCTTTTTTTAGAGTTATGGGCAAAACCCCAACTCAGAAACCAAATTAACATGATCATCCATTGCGTGAGTTGTTAATTTTGTGATTAGTCTATGCTATTAGATTAGATTAGTCCATATGGTATAATTCCCTCCTCCATCAGGCCTTATCCCGTCTGACATGCTGTTGTTTCTCTTGTGTGTCTTTACcccttcctcatagattgtaaacaTAAGCAGAGCTTCTTTACCTCTTGTCTGTTAATCTTTATATGTGAAATagccccattctataattgtaaaactCTTATTGTAGAATATATTGGTGCCATATAAATGCTAGTAATTATTTTAAGTAATAGTATAGCAATAATATGGGAGTAATACTATGGTGTTTCAGAAATTAGGAATTTAGACTATCATCAGGGCAGTCCAAATTCGGAGCACTTGCAGTTCTTAAGAAAATGAATGAATGAGTCTAGTATGGAGGCTGTGGTGCATGTCACAGCCAGCGGAGTGTGGCTATTGCtgctgctgcaaaaaaaaaaatgaattaattcttaaatggcagagaattgagcaatgagactgcaggacaTTTACTTTAATTTATAGTCTACAAATTATCCAGTCTTTGAGGGTACCAAACCCAGTGAGTTTCCAGGACAATACTGATAAAGCTTATTAACATACTTGGGgttactggaaaaaaaaacacacacacaaaatatccaTAAACCAATAAGGGAAATTCAAGGTGTAAGCCAAAATGGCCAATCTGGGAATATATGGGAGTTGGGATCTTtttttaattcagctattttttggTTAGTTCAAACAATCAAGTTCTACAATATCaggtttagagaataaaccccaCAATGGCTTGATTTATTGGGGTTAAAAAATAGTTCAATATCATTTTCACCTAATATTTTCCGACCTGTCCTTAAAAATAGTAAACATTCTTAATTATAATGCACATATAAAATGAAGGCATGTGTAAGTGTTCATTAAtatcacaaacaaaacaaaatattttctgtaaagctcactgcattctcaaaggaaataaaataagttTCTCCAAGTGATaatatttaattgttttctttcacatttttaaatatatcaacTATACGGATtaagaaaaatgaaaacaaaaacatttccaaAAAATTAAAAGCAAATAGTTGATTTTCTTGGAAAATATTGCACATATTTgcataatatatacaatagaagACAGAGGATGCAAGCACTCACAGACCTGACACACTAAAGCCTCACTTTAGAGTAGAGTGGTACCTCTGGACGGGACTATTTGCTTTATCAAACCAGGAATTGGCCCTATCTAGCATGCTATAATTTTGACATAATCTGTTGATCAtctgttttaaatttatttatttttttaacactcaCCAAGGGCTAGCTTATGTTACCAGAGAGAAGTTTAACCCCAATTATTGAATAGCAATCTCTCCTTTGAAgtctgcagaaaaaaaatatattcagtaAGCAGAGGAACAAATATCTCTGCTACGAGAATCTAGCTCTGTcagtctatgtatctatctatctatctatctatctatctatctatctatctatctatctatctatctatctatctatgtatctatgtatctatctacctatcacaGTTTGTATATACAGTATCTGTTTCTATAgctaacaatgtattgactactaaacagctgaatgaAGAAACAACCCTCTCCCAATCTTCAGAAATAGCAATTATTTGCACCACCACCACTTTGCATACGGGCTGAAACTTACTCTATATGTATCAAAAGATCTGTAAACTAATTTTTATTGATTAAATGCATTGGTAGCATTAAATGCACTGATCAtttaaaacaacaactttttttatttagtttacttAACAAATTCATCTTTTTACTATTTTCTTTATGTTCTTTATGAATATTCaatatacctgtatatatatatatacataccgtatatactcgaatataagccgaggcccctaattttaccccaaaaaactgggaaaacgtattgactcgagtataagactagggtgggaaatgcagcagctactggtaaatttctaaataaaattagatcctaaaaaaattatattaattgaatatttatttacagtgtgtgtatataatgaatgcagtgtgtgtgtatgagtgcagtgcgtgtatgagtgcagtgcgtgtatgagtgcagtgcgtgtgtgcagtgcgtgtgtgcagtgcgtgtatgagtgcagtgtgtgtgtatgtgtatgagtgcagtgtgtgtgcgtatatattaattgaatatttatttccagtgtgtgtatataatgaatgcagtgtgtgtgtgtatgagtgcagtgtctgtgagtgcagtgtctgtgagtgcagtgtctgtgagtgcagtgtctgtgagtgcagtgtctgtgagtgcagtgtctgtgagtgcagtgtgtgtgagtgcagtgtgtgtatatgaatgaagtgtgagtgtgtgtgatgcagtgtgtgtgatgcagtgtgtgtttgtgtatgtgttggtgggggtgggcatttaatatattattaattattatttttttaatttttttatattattattttttttgtattattatttaattattatttttttatttttttatattatttattttttgtattattatttaattattattatttttttttattatatttttttttcgtcccccctccctgcttgatacatagcagggaggggggctccttccctggtggtccagtgtcattggtagttcagtgggggggagaggggggctggcagagctgtacttacctgttctgcagctcctgtcagctccctcctcctccgcgcggtctgtgcagctccctctgtcagctcccagtgtaagtctcgcgagagccgcggctctcgcgatacttacactgggagctgaccgaggtgctgaacggacggcgcggaggaggagggagcttacaggagctgcaggagaggtaagtacagctctgccagcccccctctccccccagtctgtattatggcaatgcaaattgccataatacaaactatgactcgagtataagccgagttggggtttttaagcacaaaaaatgtgctgaaaaactcggcttatactcgagtatatacggtatttatttatacatacacacacacacacatatatatgttgtATTCCTCTGCCTCTCATTTGACAATCAAAGCTTACAAACATATAACAAGCTTATATGTCTATTTTATGAATTCTCCAAAAAGTGCTTTCTTTCCTATTAAAAATCAGAGGCCGATTGATGTTTAGATTCAACTCCATAACGTCCCCTTTACTTAAAAGGTAAATAGTCTCCAATGAGTAAGATGACTGTTGTGTTTCATTTGTAACATGTGGAAGATATAGGTTCTTTACTATATCTCTTTCTCTGTTGGGTGATACCTTAAGTTCGATGTAATTGTTTCCATTATCTTTAGACTCTTCTGGGAGTCCGACTCCGCAGGTTATTTGCACTTGTATCATATAAAGGCCTCTCTGCTTGACCTTCACTTGTGTACCGTTTCCTATATTATACAAAGTACTGCAGTTTTCCATATTCCATTTCCATCTTTCATCCATGCTTCCTGTTTGGAATTGcaaaaagaaaatagttactAAGAAAATAAAAAGGTTAAAGATTAAAGATTTGAATTATTATCCAACAATCTTGCTTTTAAAACAGACAAGCAAAGCCAGCAAGGAGCCTGCccagccagcccagccagcccagcagaagtcagtgtctgtcggtgtgtgtttctgtcagtgaatgtgtgtttgtgtaggtctgtgagtgagtgtttgtagctgtcagtgtgtgtttagctgtcagtgtgtgtgtgtgtgtgtgtgtcagtgagtgagtgaatgtgtgtgtgcctgtcagagtcAGTCAAATCAGTTAggacgtgtgtgtctgtgagtgtgtgccagtgtatttgTTTCtgagactgtgtgtctgtcagtgagtgggtgtgtcaaggtgtgtctgtcagtgaaagtgtgtgttggctaaacaatgtgtgtgccaatgacagtgtgtgtgtgtcaatgactgtgtatcagttagttagtttatgtcagtgcatgtatcaatgagggtgtgtgtcttacagtcaaaaaagtggccttggcaCAAactggtggggcaaatttagattagggggtgtcTGAATtaagtcatgcctagggcaacacaaatacaaaatacaccactatctacaatatatataatcTGCCCCCCACATTGTAACTcccaacacattcacacacacattacacccccacacactgcactcccctcacacacactgcaccccacacactgcactcccctcacacacactgcaccccacacacacaatgcacccttactcacacacactgcacctccccCCAAATACAAACTGCAccccaagcacacacactgtgccttcccacacactgcacccctcacacactcacactgatgcctcgcacacacacactgacctcacacacacacacactgaacccctcacacacacacagacacacactgacagacattcattcactgacacacacacatacacagtcactgagagacactcactgacatgcatacactcactgaaatacatacactcactgacacacacacacacacaaacacacaaacacacaggcagacacttacttactgacaaacactcaaacactcatctccctgggttccagtgtggggcagctcctcattcCTCCTgtccgctgtttagtatgccggggacGGAATGGGGGCGTgcaagggaggagtgagaggctgcaagaagagcctccctcgccgcctgcctgcTCCGTCCCCCTCTCCTTTGGTCACCGGCATTTgatggcagagtaggcacctgtcatcaaggtaagaaggtgcctgctgTGCCATACTGTGACGGGGCTCCTCTGGGCGCCCCCACCTTCGAGCCCCTGGAGGAGCGGCCCGtcgctgaggggggggggggggggggggctctagaGCTGCTTGATCAGCGCTGCGGCCCAAGTCAGGGGCAGTCCACCAGGAAACATCCAGGTGGGCGCCCCCAGCAAGCCGgcaccctaggcgaatgcctagttcacctAACGGTGGCGCAGACCCTGCATCTACACACATTGCATTAGATCACCTACACAACTCTGGAtcctctacacatacacacacaagaatcTCTATAAACACTCTatatcctctatatatatatatatatacacacacacacacacttaatctcccatacacactctggatcctccacacacaatagatcccctacacatacaatatatcccctagaagcacacactgcacaacctacacatacactacatttctgacattcgcACTCTGGATCCCTTGTGCAAACACATATTACCCTTACTacattacataaacacacacacacactttacaatgcctacacacactacatcacctagtcacacatacattatatcccctatatacactatgccctctttacacacacacactagagtcTAGAGCCACTAGCACATATATTACACCACAAAGACAACAAAACTGAAGCCAACCTATTTAGACAAAGCACCACACTActatcagctcactctacaaacacaatcccacaagcaggctccaaacacatgcccaCAATATGCATTCCTGGCCCCTTTGTCCTCTGGTATTCCACAAGCAAACACAGGtcacacgcaaacacagcacaagcatgttaatacatttgcttgcactgtgcagaacaaacacAGAGCCCTTTTCTCTCTTCAGCATGGCTCTGCGCATAGGCTTCCCTGGAAGAGAATTGCAATAACATGCCCATGCCAAATTTTTCTCCCAATACGGACCTGCCACATACAATTCATGTTGGACCAGCAAAACTGCATGCCAAACAATAAATGTGATGCTAAACCCACCAGGTGATTGTCTTCTTGACCTTATGGCCAGTCCATGGCAACCCTTCCTTAAATTTTGCAATTATCTTGTGAGTTATTGACAAATTACtggtaataaatacataaatattttcAACTTTCTGATTAAGATACATGAAAATTATTGTTCTATACAACATAATGCAAAGTGATTATTACACAATTACAGTTAGTGAGCGTAAATGCAAAAGGAACATGCCTTTACTATACATGTAAAAATTATACATATTTGTAAAAGACATAACACTGTTTAAGCCATCATTCCAAAGCAATATTGTGGATCCTTTAAAATGTTGTTGAGATAGTTAAAGCACTGCAAAATACTgtcaattttatattatatttttaattagaccaaaaaacaaaaaactgtcaaATGGGTAAGTTACTCACCAATCTCTGCATGGGCATAGCATTCATCTTTAGCCTGTAATGTcataaaaaaatactatttcatgatctttttattaaaaactttttattAAATTCTCTTTcagttaaatgtattattataaataatttttCTTACTGTCTAATTCTATAAAACCAACAGAATTCCTCAGCTTTGCATATATGAAGTTTACTAAAATGGTAATTATAGAGAACTAACAATGGATTTAGAACATTTTAGAgaaatagctgacttggagaattttcaaAAGAGTctattttgatttatgttttctattttatttgccAATTTTCTACAATTTCAAATGTTGAGTAAacataatgaaaacaaaatgtgattGGCAGACAGAAGCAGACTGACTGGGGCTCTGCATTATGTTTTGTGATAGCATTCAAACAGTGGTCTGACAACGAAAAACTATTTGAAATTCAATAATTCCAGGGGCACAATTAAAAATATACGTGGTGCCTGTGCCAAAAGTCCAGATCCTTATTCCAAAGACTATTAAACGATAAAAAAGGAATAATACTACAGCACACAGCGTTCCATTATACAATGCTGATTCATTCAGCTATCCATGAAAGTTGGCAATGTTTTGACAGTAGCTATGTCTGTATTAAGCCATGAATAAAGAGCAACATGTAAAATCCTTTATAGGTGTACACATCAAGATAAAACAAATCAAAAAAGTGCAAGCACATGTGTTCAATCAAGTGAATCAATAAAGACCACAGGGGCTAACCCTCACATGTCCatctaaaaaaaaaggaaaaagagagagagatggagtgGGGAATACATTCCTGCAATAATGACAATAGcttatacaaaaaaagaaaaagaaaaagaaaaaaaggatcaTTCAAAAGTGAATAAATAGTGTACAATATCTTGGAAGTATTACATTCCATAAAGAAAATGTACCAAAGTGGAATTGTAGTCATTTGggaacttaaaggagcactaaagggtcaggaacacaaacatgtagttCTGACCctgcagtgttaaaaccaccatctagccccccctgacctcctcttgcctccctaaatatagtaaaatcttacttgtattcatgtCTGTagctgttggctctgcccctatcTGTCTCTGACCTGCCCAGCAGAAGTGGTGGTATGAGCCAATCACATGGcttcccattggattggctgagactgtcaaggaagcagatcaagggcagagccagtataagtcaaacacagccctggccaatcagcatctcctcatagaaattaattgaattaatgcatctctatgaggaaagttcagtgcctgcatgccgagggtggagacatttaatgtcagtgctgcttactctgcatcACTGctcaaggaagcacctctagtagccatctaaggagtggccagtggggttatcactaggctgcaatgtcaacaccgctcaggggtgggggccggggaaaggataataggtccccccctattggtatttagggcccccacccgctgcacaggggtgggggaggggggggaggacaataggtccccccctattggtatttagggcccccacccgccgctcaggggtgggggccggggggaggacaataggtccccccctattagtatttagagcccccatccgccgcacaggggtgggggaggggggggaggacaataggtccccccctattggtatttagggcccccacccgccgctcaggggtgggggccgagggggaggacaataggtccccccctattggtatttagggcccccacccgccgctcaggggtgggggccggggagaggataataggtccccccctattggtatttagggcccccacccgccgctcgggggtgggggagagagggaggacaataggttccccccctattggtatttagggcccccacccgccgctcaggggtgggggccggggggaggacaataggaccccctattggtatttagagcccccacccgccgctcagaggtgggggccggggggaggacaataggtccccccctattggtatttaaggcccccacccgccgctcaggggtgggggccgggggaggacaataggtccccccctattggtatttaggtcccccacccgccgctcaggggtgggggacggggggaggacaataggtccccctccccattggtattagggtccccacccgccgatcAGGGGTTTTGGCggcggggaggacaataggtcccccctattgatatttagggcccccacccgccgcacaggggtgggggccgagggggaggacaataggtccccccctattggtatttagggcccgcacccgccgctcaggggtgggggccggggggaggacaataggtcccccctattggtatttagggcccccacccgccgctcaggggtgggggccggggggaggactagatggtccccccctattggtatttagagcccccacccgccgctcaggggtaggggccggggaaaggacaataggtccccctccccattggtattagggtccccacccgccgctcaggggtggggaccagggggggaggacaataggtccccccctattggtatttagggcccccacctgccgctcaggggtgggggccggggggaggacaataggtgccccccctattggtatttagggcccccacccgccgctcaggggtgggggccgggggaggactagatggtcccccctattggtatttagagcccccacccgccgctcaggggtgggggccgggggaggacaataggtcccccccctattggtatttatggcccccacccaccgctcaggggtaggggccggggggaggacaataggtcctcctccCCATTggtattagggtccccacccaccgctcaggggtgggggccggggggggaggacaataggtccccccctattggtatttagggccccaacccgccgctcaggggtgggggccggggggaggacaataggtccccccctattggtattagggtccccacccaccgctcaggggtgggggccggggggggaggacaataggtccccccctattggtatttagggccccaacccgccgctcagg belongs to Pelobates fuscus isolate aPelFus1 chromosome 7, aPelFus1.pri, whole genome shotgun sequence and includes:
- the LOC134568705 gene encoding uncharacterized protein LOC134568705; this translates as MSITSVANKFECQPLDSMTFVREPVHTQTKWKNSLVYIVGAVMVGLCLAAMFFFCFHFNHRAKDECYAHAEIGSMDERWKWNMENCSTLYNIGNGTQVKVKQRGLYMIQVQITCGVGLPEESKDNGNNYIELKVSPNRERDIVKNLYLPHVTNETQQSSYSLETIYLLSKGDVMELNLNINRPLIFNRKESTFWRIHKIDI